The Lynx canadensis isolate LIC74 chromosome D4, mLynCan4.pri.v2, whole genome shotgun sequence DNA window CCAGGGCTGGGGATACGGCCCTGAGAAGGCCGCAACTGCAGGCTGGTATAGCACATCACTTCCTCTGCAGCCTAGAGATTCAAAGCTGTTAGAAGTTCACTGGACCCTTGGAAAAgcccccacttccttccctcccctcttcctcaccACAAATGACTCACCGTGCTGGGGCCTCTAGGCGTTGGATCCTGCTGATCTGGCCCTGGTTCCTGAGACAGCCGACCTGAGACAGGGAACAGTAGTGATCTGATTACTTCTTGTTCCTCCTCCTGCAGTCCCTTATCCCACCCACCCAGGACGTGCGTggcctctgtgcccctcccctctgtcagCTTCCTACCAGTCTGAAGATAATGCAGGTTCCCATACAGAGGGACCTCTTCCACAGACCCTCCAGGGCTGCAAGACAGAGATTAGAGGATGAGTGGGGATTTCTTGGTAAGAAGGAACTCTTGATCACCTATCTCTGTTGTCCCCTACTCACCATCTCtgtcctgggtggctctggcttCGGCCACTAGTCCATCGGAACAAGTGCGCAGCCAGTGAGATGAGAAGCAGCAGCATCACAGCCCCTGAGAGGGCCCATAGTCCCCAGGCCTGGGCAATGGAGGGGATTCCTGTGGATGCCAGAGGATGGAGGGCATTACTGCCCAACGCAACCCTCCAGGTCCTAGCAAGTGGGACTTGGGACCATGtgacccctccccctgcccctgccccgcccagcTCACCGGGCACTAGCTGATCCGAAGTGTAATTGTCACATCTGCTCCTCATGACTGCTGATGTGGGAGCCAAGTCTGCAAGTCCTGTGCTGAAGGGTCAGCCTGGTTTATGACCTGATAGCCGCTGCAGGCCCCTTCACTCTcacccctccctgggcctggccCCCACAGCTCAGCATCTCCAATACTGGTGGTGGCAGAGTCACTGGTTTccggggaggaagggggaggggatggatgAGTGCAAGAACAAAGACACCGCCCTGTGCCTGCACCTGCACCACCCAGCAGCTTCCAGGCTTCCGCCCCCACCCTTTGTGGCCCTGTACCCCCTTTGGCCAGAGGAGATGCAGGCCTGAGATTACTGTGCCGCTGTGCAGGTAAGCCCATAAAGACTCGCAGGGGACAAAGTAGCATGAGGCAGGACCAACAAGACAAGGAAGCCACACCTTATGACAGAGATTCCCTTCTGCCACAGGTGTCTGCCTTTTCTCTCCAACTCTGAGACCCATGCAAGAGAATGTATTCCTCACTGAGCATGCTGCAAAGAGGAATGGGACGGGGAGGCCTCCCGATACCTACAATCCCACCACACCCCAAGGCTGACTATAGGGGATAAGATCACCATTGTCATTCTTATTATTACTGGTATAATAGTATAGGGGATAGAGGAAATTTAAATTCTCTGCTCCAGACCCACTTCATCCAAACTGTCCCTAAGAACTGTCAATCTCAAAAGTTAGTTGAATTAAAGAAACCTCTGCCCCAGTACTATCCTGGGAAACTGAGCCATGTCTTTGCACTTGTTCACTTCAGGGAGTAGAGTACCTGCCCTACCCAGATACAGACCAACCACATGGGATGCTATTGACATGGGAAGAAGGATTTCAAGTTCCTTAGACCAGAGGTCAGTGATATGTCTGGCCAAATTCCCTAAAGGCAATGATCAGTTGAGGACCATTTATTATATTATACCTGGCCTGAACCACCTGTTTACATTGACTGTGCCAGTTGGCTTAGGTTCAAGGTTTGGACTACACTGCTCTGCAACCAGGCTGCCTCCTGATCATCAGCTAAACTATGACAACTCCCCTGAGTGCGGGTCTCTCCTCCCTACCCTGCCCCTTACCTTTCTGGAAGAACAAGAAGATACACTCTTATTCCATTCATTTCATTAACATACATATACTTCATTCATTTAAGTCACACGTGCTGATTGCTTGCTTATGTGCCAAGCTTTGCAGATAAAATTGTGAGTGGGAAATGGTTTTCTTCCTCAAAGTGCTCTTGATCTAATTAGGAACACGACCCTATGTATCCCAGACAATTAAAAGTCAGCGTGGAACACAGGGAAACTACCCAAGTCTGCCTGGAGAAGTCCTGGGTGGAAGAGCTGGGGGTTGGGATGATATGAGGTGCCTgatagggagacagaaaag harbors:
- the SIT1 gene encoding signaling threshold-regulating transmembrane adapter 1, with protein sequence MRSRCDNYTSDQLVPGIPSIAQAWGLWALSGAVMLLLLISLAAHLFRWTSGRSQSHPGQRCPGGSVEEVPLYGNLHYLQTGRLSQEPGPDQQDPTPRGPSTAAEEVMCYTSLQLRPSQGRIPSPGTPIKYSEVVLDSEPKPQASGPEPELYASVCAQTRRARASFPDQAYANSQPAPS